A region of the Pungitius pungitius chromosome 8, fPunPun2.1, whole genome shotgun sequence genome:
CCTGAGGTGACTGTGTCCCTCTCAGGATGGATGGTTTGTTCCATCGCGTTGGGAAGGTGGAGTCAGACGATGGTTGGTCttataatataaatatcttTGGTCACTACATGGCACGTTGCTTTATTAGTCTGTTGAAAGCCCCGATTTAAGAGCCTGTTGCAAGGAGACATGCGGAACATTTCTGTTAAGAAGTTACATCTGTGTGGTACTAAAtgcttttttcagttttcatatttttaattgttgtgttggttataataatgttatttttgttcatttatttacggACTCCTGCCTCACTTTGCTGTTCCAATGCCTTTAGACGTGAGCAGTTTTCTACTTGCTTCTATGATCTTTATATTTTGTCATAAGCTAAAATGTTGGAGATTAAACCTgtactttgaaaaagtaaatgTTATGGAAAAATGATTCATGAAAATCCCACTCCCACTATTTTGTTTATAGAGTTTTCACTGTTGACTTCCTATTGAGGACAGTCGGGGGCCATcggtatcggggggggggggggggggggggtccgtccgTCCTTTAGGACCCAGTGAACGTTTCCTTCACACTTCTCAGCCCTCCGTCCAGTAGATGCTGAGTTATTTCAGTCTGGACCTGGTGGGGGGCGAGCTGGGAGCATGGATGGTTTCATGAGCTCGTTGTTCAATCCAGGTTGGATGATGGAAAGTATTTCACCTCAgaattacccccccccacacagctatggattaaaaaaaacgcacacgCTGCTTTGGTTACGCCTGGCTTTGTGATTTATTAGGATCAGTTGTATAGTTTTCCATGAATATCAAGCAGCTAACGGCTTTTGACACATTCTGCCCATCTCCCTCTTGATGGCTACCACATGTGTGAGGTCTCGTGGAGAAGACTTGCCATGCTTCCATTTTAAGTAAAGCCACTTGGCTTAAAGGCTCAGAACACTTGGCCTCGGCTTTAATAAAATGCGACTCCAGCCTCTTTTTGTGCATTCTTATTCTGTGTTGTGCGTTTGCCACAGTTAGTGTTGTGAAAAGCACAGTGATGCAATCACCAGGGCCTATGCAACGGAGCATCTGATGTCTGTGAGGCCCACAGGTCACCTTATGCGGGGTCAAAACGGATGGTTCTGTTATACCGCCATGATATGTCATCTACAGGAACCAGCTGACCAGCTCCTGGTCCACAGGCTGGTCGCTGTGTTCGGCCCACTTTGTGTCCTTTGTACCCCTCGTTAttgcttcctctctctgtcttctcatAGTTTCGGGCTCTCGCACCGATGTACTACAGAGGGTCCGCAGCAGCCGTCATCGTTTATGACATCACCAAAGAGGTATTGTCCTTGTTTTCCTCCTCAACCACTTACTGACTAACTATGTGCAGTAAAGCGTCAACACAAGCCGCCTACCTGCAGCACTCCGCCATTAAAACTGTCATTATGTATGTTTTAGTTTGATCCACATGAAGTGATCTTGTGTGAAATGGATGATTCCCCGTTTGTTGGGTTATTTCTGGGCCAGCAGAGACCACAGGTGGTCCCCTTgagaaagaaaaaccaaaacacacaatgtTCTCATTCAAAGGGTTGCGTTCCGTTCCTTCAGGGCTTCTCGTCTCTATTCTAAACAAAGCTCACCGGCCAAAATAATcatatttcccaaaatgccGTACCAATCCGTTCCACCTTCCTCGTAGGCACCGTGCGCTTGTCTTGATCTGTTCAGATGTTCTCCATCTCCAGGATTCCTTCCAAACACTAAAGAACTGGGTGAAGGAGCTGCGGCAGCACGGTCCTCCCAACATCGTGGTCGCCATCGCAGGCAACAAATGCGACCTGTCGGACGCCAGGTGACGTAGCGCGTGTGTCCTGTGATGatgggagaggaagaagagctgaAGGGCGTGTTAGGAGCCGTTCTAGTGGTCAATGTGGCCTCTCACATTGAAGTATTTGAAGATATTCTTGTTTGTCTGTATCTTCCACACAATCTCCCCGACTCGTACACATGTGCTTTTGATCATTTCCGTCCTTGAAATTGGGAAATCTCTCTCGCAGCATAATCGCTGTGGACTAACATTTCGATGCTTATCAAGTAATGCATGAAATTGGAGAATCTGTTCACATATTGCGACATAATGGTGTTGAAAGGCTCTCTTGTGTTTACAGGGAAGTGCCAGAGAAGGATGCCAAGGACTACGCCGACTCCATCCATGCCATCTTTGTAGAAACCAGTGCCAAGAACGCCATTAACATCAACGAGGTGTTTATAGAGATAAGTGAGTGGGTTTACTGCTATCTCCAGCTTATCACCAAACTGTGACCATTCAAGCATTGCACAGCATCAAGGTAATTATCCGCAAAGCCAGTAGACGAGATTCAAAGAATTACCGATTGGAGGCCGAGTTCCTAAACATTTCAAGTGTAGTCGTTGTGTGAATCCTGACAGCGACGATGTGGGTTGGAATGAGTAACGGATCACGTTTGTGGGGGCAGTGGATCTGGTTCTGTAGTATGTTCAGATAGAGTCGATATTAAGGATATAAATGTCTTTTTGTAAACTCGATGGACCGATGCCTCGTGTATTGTATCGTCCCCGAACACGATGTTTAGTTTTCACCTCGTAAGTCCAACGTGGTCCTGGAGACACCGACTGGATCGGGCGGTACCACGCAGAGGTGGTTTTAAAGgactttgctgtgtttttcaaTGTGATCCAGTCGGTCAGATCAAATCAGGCCGCTGTACTGAAAACTTGAAATTGAAGCACAGGCCAGTTGGGTTCTCTTCATTCGCATGTGATGATGCAACGAAATCAGTTCATCtggaaaatatatacaaaaaaaaatcagttttacacaaatgtttttgtctCCTCGAAGGTAAGCGCATCCCTGTAGTCGACGCAGCAGGAACTACAGGGAAAGCTTTCAAACTGGGACGTCAGGCCTCGGAGTCTCGCAGAATGTGCTGCTGATGATTCCAGCAACTTTCCCCTCctc
Encoded here:
- the rab22a gene encoding ras-related protein Rab-22A, which translates into the protein MALRELKVCLLGDTGVGKSSIVWRFVEDSFDPNINPTIGASFMTKTVQYQNELHKFLIWDTAGQERFRALAPMYYRGSAAAVIVYDITKEDSFQTLKNWVKELRQHGPPNIVVAIAGNKCDLSDAREVPEKDAKDYADSIHAIFVETSAKNAININEVFIEISKRIPVVDAAGTTGKAFKLGRQASESRRMCC